One Vicia villosa cultivar HV-30 ecotype Madison, WI linkage group LG5, Vvil1.0, whole genome shotgun sequence genomic window, accttacaactcagggtagacctcctagtttgcttgctcaaatcaaaacaaacaaaattctcatacactgttgttttttcaaaactttccaaaaaagacaatactttgtatacatccaaacacggattattacaaagttaacgttcttttcaaaacatctttcgaaagataaacaagcattttgtatacatccacacacggatcattacaaaattcaaattacaaaggtatttgaaaccacatatgagcaatttcagagcaattgaaaagtgatcgaaaaacaagtgagctaagcaaacttaagagcccatggataaccatggatacaaagggtgctaacaccttccctttgtataacctacccccttacccagaatttcttaaaggtcttttttctgtttcttttataaacctttccttaattggataaaataaaaggtcggtggcgactctgtgaattttcaaaaatgcgaaagcattaagcgataaaaaagagtcagttcacgtatctctccagaacagaggtatggcccgggattaaaaaaatcggaggtccacagaactggcgactctgctggggatactttcaaaaaacaaaatgttttcaaaaggggttaccttaagagaatagatcacttcgatgttttcaattgattgacttgattgctctatttttcaaaggtttgtttgggtattttgcttgtgtgaaagattctaacccgaatctcgagataccttaagtatatgacaatagaccaaggaaactgtacggcatgtaccgatacggttgatctggtagtcatcgttagtgcgatactttggtttatactgatgtcccttgaaaacgatcaaggagtatattaggcttccgaaatgtcattaaacactaatttgtcttagaacctttgtagttgaacttgacttgtggcctattaagtggctagctttgaaattgatcgaagttagttatcctcgaggaatattttgatcggccgttcgggcgccgtattgagatgttacttccaaggatcatagaacccgaatactattctaggacaggttttaaccaactcaacttcagtggggagggtatcacctatcagctccatgcaagcctttaaacctaaggctattgtttgatttgtttttgtgtgccacatgtttgcatcataagcatatcatttttgcaccaaacacttcaaggatcaaagagtttacctttgtttttgcaggtaatggctcccgccaccaaagattacatccgaatcaacatctcaacggtaccatctgaactaaaagacttagtgtcggaattccccaggaatgttcaattcaccgaaaggcatggtcacctactccatttggttacctcaaaatttgaagaagacatgatacgggtcctgttccagttctttgaccctgaacatcattgctttacctttcctgattaccagttggtacccactttggaagaattctttgaactaatgggattgcctgttcgaaatcaattacctttcattggtttagaaaggattccaaaacctgaggtcattgctgctgctttacatctgcggaaatcagaaatcgagtccaattgggaaacaaagagtggagttaagggtttgcttgccaagttcttattggaaaaggctcgactactgctagaaaacaaaagttatccagcttttgaggaagttatggcacttttgatctatgggttggttttattcccaaatcccgaccagttcataagtgtacacatcatcaaccttttcctaatccgtaacccggtaccaacattgctgggagacattctacattctctacacactcgtaccatgaagaaacgaggagctctcatgtgctgtataccactactggctaggtggtttacatttcatcttccccgatcagtttTGAGAAATGAAcgaagaatgcaatggtctcgcaggattatgtctttgtctcatttagacatccggtggaacaacttctttcaaagagacattactatcattgatcattgtggagagtaccctaatgtgccactccttggcatcaaaggaggcatcacttacaatccctctttagctctacgccaattcggatatgcaaggagcaacggtcctcatgacatgattatccatggcattgtgtttgattacgagaatgattctcatagacaccgacgaaggtttatacgtgcgtggggcagtgtctatagaatagaaagcaaaactctggggcaatggaattctattcctatggaaccctacctcagatgggtccgcactcatgctcagaaactccttatgccatatcccgctgttctacctgtgactattgaaccagaggtcgaaggatatgaacctcaagttgttctacacccggacatgccaactgacctagaagagttgcaaaaatcttgggttcaactcaaagaggaaagagacaccttcaaatcatactgtcaagactatgagagaaggatattggagctcaccggacagcttcaagaagaacagcagatcaacatattcctgggggcaaagagaaagcgtccacgggagacctgaaggatcatttattttatttctgtcttgtaagcccaaatgaggcaaagaaaaaagaagcaaaaaaaaaagagaaataaattgattaactaacgtttgtttcttctttaacaaatctaaactctaagatccttgaaacattgcacacacatttcacttcatgcattgcatatacatttcatacattgcattcatatacattgcatatacatttcatacattgcatacacatggcatccagtcatacacattgcataacaggttcacatgacagatttctcatcttctcgctgtttatttcagtcagaagagatggaatctgaaatgagcatcaagaatctcgaagcacagaatgcccaagttcaagtggcaattctggaattggcaaaggggcaacaagaactgaaagccctgataatcaagaagaaaaagaagcccaaaggatctgtaggcgtgagtcacctgaaaaggaaaatcaaaattccagtcaaaaagttcaaaaagccaccgatccctgaaacagtcggtgatgatgaacaagaagacaatcaaagcaaccagggttctgctaaaccctctctctcttcaaatgaagaaaatgatcattctggggacgaaccggatgatgaaaaataccaacagctggaagaccgtatgaaagctatggagatacaaaaaatacctggcttagatttcaatgatctggggctcatctcggatgttgttatccctccaaaattcaaaattcctgtctttgcaaaatatgatggagtttcttgcccgaaactacatctgagatcctatgtgaggaagatacaacctcatacaacagataacaaattgtggattcacttcttccaagaaagtctgtcgggtacacaactcgaatggtactaccagctggaaaataccaaggttcatacttgggaagaattagctgctgctttttacaaacagtaccaatacaatgctgatcttgcgccaacccgtacttgtcataccccaaatttgtcctaccctttaacttctaactggcttaggttttgcattcatgtacatacatcacttaggtcataactcacactcatgcattcatatcataggtgctattcaagggctagcaagataaagctctgttgcaaagaagtttgatcagagaatgagGAAACTGAGGTacaatcatgtggctctatgttcattgagatcctcctggattggggtgtctctctgcttcaaatcagggcattgattagagggtacaagcttgcaaatcatctggttctttaaatcagggtttctctgaccaaagtcaaccagttgactttctggtcaacatttaatcagaagtggcttctatgtgtggaaaacttctcatactgactgtgtggaggtgtttgtttgactggatgtgagtgaaagagatttaatcgggaatttcatcaatagtcggaaaaatcgggacggttgacttttgggtcaaaatcgagaaaattattcaaatattgacttttgatggAAAATTAACCAAGAAAaatcgaagaatggataaaatcgggagttcggcaaaaggttggggaaaaatagaaaaaataacaaaaagacaaaattccaacacttagaaaatttttttgATGCTTTGAAGCTTGTtgaacagtccacttcagcactggattacacgtggcaaatggcgttttttggaaaaatttacaacatcaaagttgttcctctcatagaggagaacaactttgtagttggacactttttcatttgaagctcgtatgaagagttaaagtgttgAGAAGTTTCTGAAAATCATCCAATCTAAGtcacaatccaggtcacaagtcaggtcatgacctggcattttaacaaacacatggcatgccaaatctcttgCTAATTTTAGGGCTCTACAAAAGTGTCATGGAAGCAAACTTGGTATGCTTCatttctttgccatgtcctctatgtaATACAACAAGATTTGGGTCAATTGGTTGGATATTGAATCATTTAGAAGCTTCCAAAGTCACCTCCTCGCTAAGCCTAAGTCACGCATCCGGCCAGGCAAGAAATCTGAGTCACGCGCCAGCATTTTGTCAAACAGATGGCGCGCCAAATCTAAGGTCAATTCTAAGGAATTTAAGAGAGTATTTTAAGTTGATTCTAATGTAAATATGTTCTACTCCATGGCTTCTTTCATTTGACACTAATGTCAAAAATTTTGACTAAGTGTGGATTGATATGTAAAGCATTAAAGGGGGTTACTCGAGAAGGCATCTGAGCTAGGCATAAGGGCAAGTCAGCATGCACATATGATCAAGTGGTCAGGGCCTCTTTTCATGGACATTTTTAAATGAGTTCCAGGCAGTATTTCGTGacaattccaacatcaaagttcctCTCCCTAATTCCCTCTTCTTGTAGAACTTGAACTGGCATCATATAGTGGATCATGAGGAGACATATGGGCATGGAAAGTCGATACCATAGATGGTTCATGCAAGCAAGACACCAAGAAGTTGTTGTAAGACAAAAGCCATTTATTCATTACCCTATACAACCATGCAAGTGCTGCACATGTGAAAGCACACATAAACTTGCCATTTACAACAACTTGTTCATTAAGCTTCATGAGTCACACTATGCTACACTCACCCTCACCATACAATACATGAGGTCACACTATATAAGCACAACCCTTCACAATTCACACTACACACTCTCACACTCTCATTTTTTTCCAGTTTCAATATCTTCTTTATTCTCCCACCTCCCTCGTCACTCTCTCAAATGactctcttctcttcttcatcCCTCACCTCATCTTCACTCAACAACCATAACAACCACTCTAACTAACTCATAACTACCTCACCTTCATCAACCTCCAACCACCGCCTACCTCCACTATAACCACCGCGAACCACCGACATCTCCTCCCTCATCGATCTTCATCATACCTTCAACAACGTCACCATACGATCTTTATCAACTTCCTACTCAGCATTGTaactatcatcatcttcattcaaaAGGAGTGGTGAATCAAGATTCAAGGAGGGAAGCAACTCACAAAGAGCTTTCCTGCGTCATCTTCCAAGAATCGTATAAGGTAAGATCTCGCTACTCTCTCAGCATGTTAGTTATGTTCAATAAGCCATACGCATCAAGATTTAAACTCACGCATATGCAGTATTGTATGTTTGCATCGGTCTGAAGTTTGTTCTTGATTAGACTAGGTTTGGATGATGTGATGCTTGCTTATGTGTTTGAATCTCATATTCTAGTTCTATGAAACGCGTAGAGTCGGATTAACATGCTTAGGGTAAACTTTGGTAGAGTTAGGGTTCATAAGATGTGCTTTGGTTTGTGTGCTGGAGGAGGAATTGTTGAAAACTAAGTCCAGATCCGTGTTCTACGTAAAAGCGCGAGTCGATTCATGCAGGTTTTGTGAAATTCTGGAAAAGGTCACTCATCTCCGCCGTGTgctggccggagaagacgaccggagagtGTCTCCGGCGTCTGGTTGTGTTTGACTCACGTGAGTGCAGCATTTACGTGGCGTAACGCCATTGGTTCATACTCCATGTTTTTAGTCTGATTTTGTCTTATTTCAATGATTGGATTTAGTGTTGTGATCTCCTGATTGGCTGAGactgttttttgttttattcatttAAGTTTGGACTTGACCTATTGATGCATGTAGTGATGCATGTGATATCCTTTTCTGCCACGAAAAAGCcataataaaaaacaacaacCACATGCTGAGTAATAATTGCCacataataagaataaaaatgaTGCAAAGTGAAGTGAATAAATTGGGCTTTGATTTCAATTGATACTTGGATGGAGATGTGTTTTACTGAACTGTACACCCATTTTATTAACACTGCGCGTGATTTTGTTGTTTGGGCttaataattttgttttccaCTCCCTTCACTGTAGGCCCAGCGCATGCTATAACATAGATTTAGTTCATTTTCTTTTTGCTGATATACCCCCAGCTGActatataaaaacaataaaaatagttttctttcctttttcttttttgcatATTAATTCATCTTTGTTTAAATAGGAattgataaaaatagtttttgactAATTAGAATTTTAGAAATAGTTAGTCCCTTTTAGATTTTTAAtggaaattttctttgaattttgattgattaataaataataaaaatacttagtttttgttagttttaattcttaaaaatagTTCTAAACATGAATAAAATACAATTTGCTTGTGGATATTTTCCTTTTTAGtctagattttattttcttatattttgtgAACATTTCTTAATATTTTGTGAAATGCCTATATTGCCCCTAGTACTTCAGTGATTGGTTCTCTTTCTTAGTATACTTCCCCTTAGAATTTAGTTTAGAtattaaataggaattagaataacaattaggatAGATTCTAGGTTAGTCCCTTctcattctctttttcttttcaactctaaaatacttaataaaaacctgacaaagatcatactgtcacacttctgatacatggtaggaaagaaatgattggggcgtaggccccgatgtacgttcttccccacgtagtagaaaagaaatgattggggtgtaggccccgatgtacgttcttttctactaaacggaaaagaaatgattggggtgtaggccccgatgtacgttcttttctactaaacggaaagaaatgattggaatgtagatttcgatgtatttcttatccgtcatttagagaatcgattgtggtgtagacctcgatgtgcattctctaaatattcaaaaaaacgaACAAAattcttttggtatgatctaagtcacaaaattaaatccccttaaaaatcaccaaccaaaaatacttcaaaaaacctaataaatggtcagatttaaaacaaatgtAAGGAAATGATGCGaggccttgtagtgggttctcgtccatcatggaattaccctaaaagatacaaaccaatctctttttctcctttctaagggcatgttatctccgctctattgcatcctaggcgatcccttatgcaagagcgcgagcgttaactccgcccaattaaaaaacacaaaaacaaacagaaaatcgtgagccgagctacggtaactctgattcctgaaaaggatacgtaggcagcggggtagggcccgtgcgagtacaattctttattttccctacattttgcattcatttcgcatttagacatagacatagttatacaccctttagatagaaacaaacataggtggataccatcgagtacgatgggcgcgaggggtgctaataccttcccctcgcgtaaccgactcccgtaccttgattctctggtcgtaagaccctgttccttcctttgctaggttatttgatattcctttcccttatgggataaatatattggtggcgactctgttcatttttcgcgagcgtgcgacagctggcgactctgctggggacgttgctagacctgttgctggtccatccttagcgagtcgatcctagcctgcgtttgtttgtttatttactgggtgtttatttgtttttatgtctataccttgtatatatgtttgcatgtttattcttctgcttgcatatcatgtttatttctgtttacacatcatgcatatggattatattctgtgttccttggggtcttctgttctgttttgcaggttgggtgggatgttctatgaggtaaaaggcccaataccaggccagagtgacacataggatacctaggatagagtggatagtcatgacgccgatgagatgtcaggtcttgtctagtgcgatcatgagacccacgcccagtcgaggtccaaatggggtatcattgttggcatgtagatgcaacaacattggtgcctcaggaggactgataacgctggttgccattttgacctaccctgacctagactacacccgtgagtggggagggatatacatgacaggtaccgttggtgactatttggttctgttggtgactatttggtTCTGTTGTTGACTATTTGGTTCTATTGATGATTATGGTTCTTCTGGTTCTCTGAtttatgccggacctttgatcctatgATATCTTCTTGCTCAGAATTATTGCCTTGGTCCCTCTATGTCGTGGGGACCCAAtctgcatcattttcatcatagcatgtttaaatttcaaaaaaataaaaaaaaagaaaaaaaaaagaaaaaaaaaagaaaaaaaaagaaagaaaagaaagaaaagaaaaaagttaaTTCTCATTTGCATgtcatttttcagggtatccagaAAATATCAATCTCTGTCAAGAATGGATAACAACGTGACCGTCAATCAAGGAGCTACAAGGCGCACACACACTTATACTTTCCATCGCGAGGGTATGGTTCAATTGGGACAATTGGGTGAATTGGTCACTGGTCATAATGAAACAGTGTTCAGTGACAATTATGGCAACATATTATCTCTTCTGTACTCGCGTGTCGACGAATGGGCCTTatctactcttcttcagttctacGACCCAGATATCCGTTGTTTCACATTTTCAGATTATCAGCTAGCTCCCACTCTCGAAGAGTACTCTTACCTCCTcaacatcaagattcaacacagagTGCCTTTTGTTTGTGTCCCGGAGAAACCTAGGTTGGATTacattgccaacgctctttatttgagcttggGAGATGTTCATGATAACTGGAAGAAGAATGGTGATACTCATGGCTTCTACATGAGTTTCCTGGTTGAAAAAGCTCAAGAATTTGCTGACAAAGGAATATGGGAGGCTTTCAATGCTATTTTGGCCGCTCTGATCTATGGAATTGTGATGTTTCCCAACATTCACAATTTCGTTGATTTGGCTGCTATATATCTTTTTATGGACAAGAATCCAATACCCACCCTATTGGCTGACACATATTATTCCATTCACTCTCGGCATGGTAAAAGGGGGGCTATTCGAGGTTGCTTGCCGCTGTTATATAAATGGTTCAAATCTCACTTGCCTGCTAGTGGTCCGTTTGTTACCTCTACTCAGAAATGGTCTCAGAGAATCATGGGACTTACTGCAAACGATATCGTATGGTATCAATTCCGAACAGGCATATCTGAAGTCATTATTAGGTGCGGAAACTTTGGTAACGTCCCGCTCATTGGGACAAGAGGATGTATTAACTACAACCCAGTTCTAGCTCTTCGTCAGTTGGGCTATACCATGAAGAGTGGGCCTTCGGATAGGGAGATTTACCAATCCGTGTACTTTGAAAAGGGAGCTGACCCTGTAGCGCTTGAGGAAATCAGGAAGGCTTGGAATAACATTCATATAGGTGAGAGATCCACTCTGGGAGCCAAGAATGCCATTGCTATGGAGCCCTATACCGATTGGGTTAAGGAGAGAGTCAAGACACTTTTGTTACCATTCCCGGAAGTTCCTCTCTTGTATGCACAACCTCCGAAGATATCAGAAACTATGGTATCAAGGGAATGTTTTGACCAGGTCCGCGTCGCCAATTTGAGACtgaaagagaaagatagagataTGGATTTGAAGCGCTATTTCCTTAAACAGACAAAGAATGAACTGGCCCGTGAACTTAAAACTCTCAAAGGAGAGTCTTCTCAAGCCAGGAAGAGGGTTAGAACTGAAAAGGACGGAAAAGCTGTTGCTGCTCCTACTGAAGACCCTCAAAAGGTTATAGAAAAGACTataaaggaagaaaaagagaagCTCAGACGAGAGTACCAAGAAGACCTGAAAGCCTACAAGCTCCGACTGGAGAAAGAAACCAAATATGAGTTGAGGACCATGaagaagaaactggaagaagagaccactcagagaatagcagttgagacccaactgaaaggaagtcacctccgcaccgcccgactagctgaagagaatgtcaagctCAGAGATCAAATGATGAGTGAAGCAAATGCACTTGAGAAGACCTATATCCCAGAATGCAAAGGGTGTGACGAACTTAGGGATTGCTGCAAGAATCTAGACACGCAGTTGTTCCGAAAGGATGAAGTGATCCAAAGCCTTGTCAAAGGAAGAGATCGGGAGACGACTAAGAAGCTATTTGACGAAACAAAGAAGTGGAGTGACGCCCATTTCAGACAAGGAGGGCCTTTGTTCTATATTGAGATGAATTGATAATTGAATCTGTTTGTAGATCACCACCAgatttgttggatggggtctctattgctctttatattgaaACATTGTTATTTGTGTTTGAACCTACTCGCCTTAGGGGGCtattatgaatgaaatgaattgcTTTCCGTTTTTCACTTGATATCTCTCTCGTCACGTTGTTATTTGTTCTTGACTATCAATCTTACTTTGGATACCCTGAAAATGACACAAAACCtcatatgcacacatgcactcatacattcacattgtcacactgcatttttcaggttattatacaagacactaattggggtcccttacaaaacagatttcttttccgacgacgaagctgactttcttacatccttaccgcaccaggagcaacgagagaatcatggatcagtttgaacagaatcaagctgccctccgtagggatatggatgttatgggggaaagaatgacccaacttatggagactctccatgtcgttgtccaaggacaagaagagctcagaaagagcgttgctggaTTGATTAAGGATACTCCTACTAACTCTGCTGATGGGGGAGTAAAAACTaaggagattcctgttgaggggaTAGCAAAGGTAGTagatgaccaccatgaggttattgatcttgaacatgatcttactgctgagttgaccgagactgctaagatgtaccaagctctcgaagaacgccttaaggccgttgaggttgctaaaacttcgagtttcgacaccGCTGCTTTGAGCTTGGTACCTGGAATTGTTATTCCACcaaagttcaaggtgccagattttgataagtacaagggagttacttGCCCAGAAACTCACATTCGTTCTTACTGTCgcaagatggccgctcacgccgagaacgaacctctgcttatgcatttcttccaagacagtctcacaggagccccgttggagtggtatatgaaacttgagagggccaatgtcagtacttggggaggacttgttgatgccttcttgaaacaataccactacaatactgctatggctcctagccgcgctcaactgcaaaatatgtcacaaaagtccgaagaatctttcaaagaatatgcccagaggtggcgtgaacttgctgctcgagttcaacctcctcttcttgaccgagaattgattgatctgtttatgggtactctgaaagggccgtaccttcagcacatggttagtaatacttctccgtccttctcagatgtggtcatcattgatgaacgggttgagaactgtgtaaaGGCTGGTACCATTCAgggtgttactaatcctagcaactcaagtggtaatggtaagaagccgtattctgggtttgtgaagaagaaggaaggtgaaacCAGTACTGCTTCAGTAGACCAAGGTCGAACTCCAATAtactctgctgttccacctccttactaCCCGATGCCATATACTGTTCCCAATCCGTATGCCCCTCAGGCATACGCTGCTGcatttccacaaccatggatggcaccccaacagcctttcgtgccacaacaataagttgttgctcctcagaatcgtcaacagaatcctaggcctcaaggtcaaagagctCCACAAAGGCAGAGGTACCCTGATAGGCGTATAGATCCGATTCCGATGCCATATGCCCAGCTCCTTCCCCAATTACTTGCTGGTCAGTTGGTGCAACTCCGTGAAATGGGCCCTCCGCCTAGTCCTCTTCCTCCAggatatgatgctaatgctcgCTGTGAATTCCACTCAGGCGCTCCAGGCCATACGATTGAAAAGTGTAAAGCATTAAAATACaaagtccaggatcttctcgatgacaagctcatctcgttcactcctactggtcctaatgtgcagaataatcctatgcctcctcatgctggtgcgaccaatgctattgagtcatgtgatgatcagatcctagtaagtgatgttaatgaggtaaggatgccgctagcagttgtcagagaatatcttatgcaacaaaaggttttgtgtgaactacatgactactgtttgcaatgttcttctaaccctgaggaatgcactaggttgaaagaagaaatccagaaactaatggatgaaggtgttcttagagtggaaagggtcgttcct contains:
- the LOC131604561 gene encoding uncharacterized protein LOC131604561 — translated: MDNNVTVNQGATRRTHTYTFHREGMVQLGQLGELVTGHNETVFSDNYGNILSLLYSRVDEWALSTLLQFYDPDIRCFTFSDYQLAPTLEEYSYLLNIKIQHRVPFVCVPEKPRLDYIANALYLSLGDVHDNWKKNGDTHGFYMSFLVEKAQEFADKGIWEAFNAILAALIYGIVMFPNIHNFVDLAAIYLFMDKNPIPTLLADTYYSIHSRHGKRGAIRGCLPLLYKWFKSHLPASGPFVTSTQKWSQRIMGLTANDIVWYQFRTGISEVIIRCGNFGNVPLIGTRGCINYNPVLALRQLGYTMKSGPSDREIYQSVYFEKGADPVALEEIRKAWNNIHIGERSTLGAKNAIAMEPYTDWVKERVKTLLLPFPEVPLLYAQPPKISETMVSRECFDQVRVANLRLKEKDRDMDLKRYFLKQTKNELARELKTLKGESSQARKRVRTEKDGKAVAAPTEDPQKVIEKTIKEEKEKLRRESPPDLLDGVSIALYIETLLFVFEPTRLRGLL